In Arthrobacter sp. StoSoilB5, one genomic interval encodes:
- a CDS encoding PLP-dependent aminotransferase family protein codes for MTHETLDAGTKLPAEAIDAIERAATAAAHPHEELFSARAANIKQSAVRDVFDISMRPGLVSLAGGNPYLQSLPLEKLGQTAARIISEEGMTALQYGGGQGTAELRQQICTIMAAEGITDAQPENIVITAGSQSAQDVATKVFCNPGDVVLVENPTYVGALNTFEAYQVQVEPIEMDDDGLVPELLEARIAALQAEGKSIKFLYTIPNFNNPSGITLAEARRQRIVDICRNANIIVLEDNPYGLLRFDGHPIAPMRAANADDVIYLGSFSKIFAPGLRIGWALVPAHLQRRFYLASEAVTLCPPPLNQMLVSAYLRDYDWRGQIETYRGLYEERCKALLSALDEYMPAGLSWTRPEGGFFVWVTLPQGVDTYPLLKMAIDAGVVFIPGAAFSPADGPSNKLRLAFSAVPPDTIAEGVRRLAPVLAEAIKATTEGAAL; via the coding sequence GTGACCCACGAAACATTGGATGCCGGCACCAAGCTGCCCGCTGAAGCCATCGACGCCATTGAGCGGGCCGCCACGGCCGCCGCCCACCCGCACGAGGAATTGTTCTCCGCGCGGGCCGCCAATATCAAACAGTCCGCTGTACGCGACGTCTTCGATATCTCGATGCGGCCCGGCCTTGTCTCGCTCGCCGGCGGCAACCCCTACCTGCAGTCGCTGCCACTGGAAAAGCTTGGCCAGACCGCGGCCAGGATCATTTCCGAGGAGGGCATGACCGCACTCCAATACGGCGGAGGCCAGGGGACCGCGGAACTCCGCCAACAGATCTGCACGATCATGGCGGCCGAAGGCATCACGGACGCACAGCCAGAGAACATCGTGATCACGGCAGGTTCCCAGTCGGCACAGGATGTGGCCACCAAAGTCTTCTGCAATCCCGGCGATGTGGTCCTCGTTGAAAACCCCACCTACGTTGGGGCCCTGAATACTTTCGAGGCTTACCAAGTGCAGGTGGAGCCCATTGAAATGGACGACGACGGCCTGGTACCTGAGCTGCTCGAAGCCAGGATCGCCGCACTTCAGGCAGAGGGCAAAAGCATCAAGTTCCTCTACACGATCCCCAACTTCAACAACCCCTCGGGCATCACCCTGGCAGAAGCGCGCCGGCAACGAATCGTTGATATATGCCGCAATGCGAATATTATCGTCCTTGAGGACAATCCCTACGGCCTACTGCGGTTTGACGGCCATCCGATCGCGCCGATGCGGGCCGCGAATGCAGACGACGTTATCTACCTGGGGTCCTTCTCCAAGATCTTCGCGCCGGGTCTTCGCATCGGCTGGGCCCTGGTGCCCGCCCATCTGCAGCGTCGTTTCTACCTGGCCTCCGAAGCCGTCACGCTATGCCCACCCCCTCTGAACCAAATGCTTGTATCCGCATATCTGCGTGACTACGACTGGCGGGGGCAAATTGAAACCTATCGCGGCCTCTACGAAGAACGCTGCAAGGCCCTGCTCTCCGCCTTGGACGAATACATGCCAGCCGGGCTCTCGTGGACGCGCCCCGAGGGTGGGTTCTTCGTCTGGGTCACGCTTCCCCAAGGCGTGGACACCTACCCCTTGTTGAAAATGGCCATCGACGCAGGGGTTGTCTTCATCCCCGGCGCCGCATTCTCGCCGGCAGACGGACCCTCCAACAAGCTCCGCCTGGCCTTCAGCGCTGTACCGCCGGATACGATTGCCGAAGGCGTACGCCGTCTGGCCCCTGTTCTGGCAGAGGCCATCAAAGCCACCACTGAAGGAGCAGCACTATGA
- a CDS encoding phosphatase PAP2 family protein, producing MSGPWRTVARVLTEAFQPPIVVTALLLISPAIEPGFPGSMGFGLLGALFVCILPLAYVLVMIKLGRITDHHVSDRRQRPALLLLALISVLAGLAVLQLIKGPVSVSLMIIALIGGIAVLAVVSAFWKMSGHASAIAAAAVIVALMFGPAWLPLLVIVPAVGWSRVVLRAHTLGQVVAGSLFGGIFIAGFWWLLREWML from the coding sequence TTGTCAGGACCTTGGCGCACGGTTGCCAGGGTTCTGACGGAGGCCTTCCAGCCGCCCATCGTAGTGACGGCACTGCTGTTAATCAGCCCGGCTATCGAACCCGGCTTTCCCGGGTCCATGGGCTTCGGGCTGCTGGGGGCACTGTTCGTCTGCATCCTGCCGTTGGCGTACGTGCTGGTGATGATAAAGCTGGGCAGGATCACGGATCATCATGTCAGCGACCGCCGGCAGCGGCCCGCGCTGCTGCTGCTTGCATTGATTTCTGTGCTGGCAGGCCTCGCGGTGCTGCAGCTGATCAAGGGTCCGGTGAGCGTTTCACTGATGATCATCGCCCTGATCGGAGGCATTGCCGTCCTGGCGGTGGTGAGCGCTTTTTGGAAAATGAGTGGTCACGCGTCGGCCATCGCCGCAGCTGCGGTCATTGTGGCGTTGATGTTCGGGCCGGCCTGGCTGCCTTTGCTGGTCATAGTGCCGGCGGTGGGATGGTCGCGGGTCGTGCTGCGCGCCCACACGCTCGGGCAGGTTGTTGCAGGTTCCTTGTTCGGCGGCATCTTCATCGCAGGCTTCTGGTGGCTGCTGCGGGAATGGATGCTCTGA
- a CDS encoding universal stress protein translates to MTGVVIVGVDGSETAMRAAKAAQQLAIGIGASLRVVSAFDSNKTEVVEIGTDKWIVSDAAEAEAVARTVAERLTDERLEVTYSAARGKPGEALVKEAEMLDARLIVVGNRRMQGLGRVLGSVANTVAHNAPCDVYIAKTDQP, encoded by the coding sequence ATGACCGGGGTTGTCATTGTAGGAGTAGACGGCAGCGAGACGGCGATGAGGGCGGCCAAGGCCGCCCAGCAACTGGCCATCGGGATTGGCGCCAGTCTTCGCGTGGTGAGCGCTTTCGATAGCAACAAGACCGAGGTAGTTGAGATCGGGACGGACAAATGGATCGTGTCCGACGCCGCCGAAGCCGAGGCTGTGGCCCGCACCGTGGCGGAGCGCCTGACTGACGAGCGTCTGGAGGTAACGTACTCAGCCGCCCGTGGCAAGCCCGGCGAAGCCTTGGTCAAGGAAGCAGAAATGCTCGATGCCCGGCTGATCGTGGTGGGCAACAGGCGGATGCAAGGCCTTGGCCGGGTCCTCGGAAGCGTTGCCAACACGGTGGCCCACAATGCTCCTTGCGATGTCTACATCGCCAAGACCGACCAACCGTAA
- a CDS encoding dihydrolipoamide acetyltransferase family protein has product MTVKKFNLPDVGEGLTEAEVVAWKVKPGDTVAINDVLCEIETAKSLVELPSPFAGTVTELLVEEGITVEVGTAIIAVSDNQPGDASPASQAPTAAPAVEAPLYGKLPVDTDSGENGPAGGPLVGSGPKADAVKRRARKRPTGAAVEAVTVAESAEGTVQDHQAVLAAQAAQTPGPHRPTPARAAVAPVTQTPVTETPVTQTPEATAPGVSAPQSAASRGAAISGTISGLVNKVLAKPPVRKFARDLGIDLADVVATGQRGEVTREDLVSYQAQRDAELDQAESFWGASKKPQDQRIERVPVKGVRKATAKAMVESAFTAPHVSIFVDVDASRTMEFVKRLKVSRDFEGIKVSPLLILAKAVIWAAARNPSVNATWVDNADGNGGAEIQIKHFMNLGIAAATPRGLMVPNIKDAQDLSLKELALALNDLATKARAGKTQPAEMQGGSLTITNVGALGIDTGTPIINPGEVAIIAFGTIKQKPWVLDGEVIPRWITTLGGSFDHRVVDGDLSARFMADVAAILEEPALLLD; this is encoded by the coding sequence GTGACTGTAAAGAAATTCAACTTGCCGGACGTCGGCGAAGGCCTGACCGAGGCCGAGGTAGTGGCTTGGAAGGTCAAGCCCGGCGACACCGTTGCCATCAACGATGTCCTGTGCGAGATCGAGACAGCCAAATCGCTCGTTGAGCTTCCTTCGCCCTTCGCCGGCACGGTAACCGAGTTGTTGGTCGAAGAAGGCATCACGGTGGAGGTCGGCACTGCCATTATTGCCGTTTCGGACAATCAGCCCGGGGATGCATCGCCCGCGTCCCAGGCTCCGACGGCTGCTCCCGCGGTCGAAGCTCCCCTCTACGGCAAGCTTCCTGTTGATACGGACAGCGGTGAGAATGGGCCGGCAGGCGGACCGCTCGTGGGCTCCGGCCCCAAGGCCGACGCCGTGAAGCGCCGCGCGCGTAAGCGTCCGACCGGCGCGGCGGTCGAGGCAGTTACGGTCGCCGAAAGTGCCGAAGGGACAGTTCAGGACCACCAAGCGGTTCTGGCCGCCCAGGCAGCCCAGACGCCGGGGCCTCACCGCCCGACGCCGGCACGCGCCGCCGTCGCGCCCGTCACCCAAACGCCGGTCACTGAAACGCCGGTCACCCAAACGCCGGAAGCAACAGCGCCGGGAGTTTCTGCGCCACAGAGCGCAGCATCGCGCGGTGCCGCGATCAGCGGTACCATCAGCGGCCTCGTCAACAAAGTCCTGGCGAAGCCGCCAGTGCGCAAGTTCGCCCGGGATCTCGGCATTGACCTTGCCGACGTCGTGGCCACGGGACAGCGCGGCGAGGTAACCCGCGAGGACCTGGTCAGCTACCAGGCGCAGCGGGATGCTGAACTTGACCAGGCGGAGTCTTTCTGGGGTGCTTCAAAGAAGCCGCAGGATCAGAGGATCGAGCGCGTTCCTGTGAAGGGAGTGCGTAAAGCAACTGCCAAGGCCATGGTGGAATCCGCGTTCACGGCACCGCACGTCAGCATCTTTGTTGATGTGGATGCGAGCCGGACCATGGAGTTCGTCAAGCGGCTGAAGGTTTCGCGGGACTTCGAGGGGATCAAGGTGTCCCCGCTGCTTATTTTGGCCAAGGCTGTCATCTGGGCTGCGGCGCGGAACCCCAGTGTCAACGCCACATGGGTGGACAACGCTGATGGCAATGGCGGTGCAGAGATCCAGATCAAGCACTTCATGAACCTGGGCATTGCGGCTGCGACACCGCGTGGCTTGATGGTGCCCAACATCAAGGACGCCCAGGACCTCTCCCTCAAGGAGTTGGCCCTTGCCCTGAACGATCTCGCCACCAAGGCCCGGGCGGGCAAGACGCAGCCGGCCGAGATGCAGGGCGGTAGCCTGACCATCACCAACGTCGGCGCCCTCGGCATTGACACGGGTACGCCCATCATTAATCCGGGCGAGGTTGCCATTATTGCGTTCGGAACCATCAAGCAGAAGCCCTGGGTCCTGGACGGGGAAGTGATTCCGCGGTGGATCACCACCTTGGGTGGTTCGTTTGACCACCGCGTCGTCGACGGCGACCTCTCGGCACGCTTCATGGCTGATGTCGCCGCCATTCTTGAAGAACCGGCATTGTTGCTTGACTGA
- a CDS encoding GerMN domain-containing protein: MNEDNAAEDESSGSPAAPSTEGSTATRPDSPAQPSTGSGAGSSGSSTTGTPGIGSAEPPKPRNAVEPLPSATPNPSPTPVAPVARAATVPQEALNLGPAVYYVAVDDGGARGVRFGCNDSLVPVRGALAPGDPLTVALSRLLEAGMPLDTSAGLYDSLANSSLRFVSGYVSGATVVVNLEGTLRPGGVCDIPRIEAQLTHTIVSASGASRAEIYVNGKTLAEALSQR, from the coding sequence GTGAATGAAGACAATGCTGCGGAGGACGAATCTTCCGGTTCTCCGGCTGCGCCGTCAACCGAGGGCAGCACTGCGACTCGTCCAGATTCTCCAGCCCAGCCCTCCACCGGTTCGGGCGCTGGTAGCTCTGGCAGTTCTACCACGGGTACCCCTGGCATTGGGTCGGCCGAACCGCCTAAGCCACGTAACGCCGTCGAGCCTTTACCCAGCGCAACTCCAAACCCTTCACCCACACCCGTTGCTCCCGTGGCCCGGGCTGCGACCGTACCCCAGGAGGCCCTGAACCTGGGGCCGGCCGTGTACTACGTGGCAGTTGATGATGGCGGCGCCAGAGGTGTTCGATTCGGATGCAACGACAGCCTGGTGCCTGTCCGCGGCGCCTTGGCCCCCGGTGACCCTTTGACGGTAGCGCTGAGCCGCCTGCTGGAAGCTGGCATGCCTTTGGACACGAGCGCCGGCCTCTACGATTCACTGGCTAATTCCTCGCTGCGCTTCGTATCCGGCTATGTCAGCGGAGCAACAGTGGTGGTGAATCTGGAGGGGACGCTGCGGCCCGGCGGAGTGTGCGATATCCCGCGCATCGAGGCGCAGCTGACGCACACAATAGTCTCCGCCAGCGGGGCATCCCGGGCCGAGATCTACGTCAATGGCAAGACGCTGGCTGAGGCGCTGAGCCAGCGATAG
- a CDS encoding isocitrate lyase/phosphoenolpyruvate mutase family protein: MTLHRGSVTKAELFHKLHDAGPTPLVLVNVWDAASARVVQEAGATAIATSSSAVSWSLGFRDGDHVPWGLAMAALGRVAGATTLPVTADIETGYGRTDDELRATVHGVLDTGAVGINIEDSAAEPLTEINEQSRRIALIRAVADERGIPLFINARTDTYLSGQYPDDAYDETLRRAESYLTAGADGIFVPGVLDLHVLHELSSKIPAPLNALAGVGAPSPLELHDAGIRRISIGGNTAKAAYAKVARVAKEILGDGNWAGLAGTRSHDEMDALFAQGPKYRP, from the coding sequence ATGACACTGCACAGGGGATCCGTGACCAAAGCCGAACTCTTCCACAAGCTTCACGACGCCGGGCCCACACCGCTCGTCCTGGTGAACGTCTGGGATGCTGCTTCTGCCCGCGTTGTTCAAGAGGCTGGCGCAACGGCGATTGCCACCTCCAGTTCGGCGGTTTCCTGGAGCCTGGGCTTCCGGGACGGCGATCATGTGCCGTGGGGGCTGGCGATGGCGGCATTGGGGCGCGTGGCAGGGGCAACCACCCTGCCGGTGACCGCAGACATCGAAACGGGCTACGGGCGCACGGACGATGAACTCAGGGCAACCGTGCACGGAGTGCTGGATACAGGCGCGGTAGGAATCAATATCGAGGACTCGGCTGCTGAGCCACTGACGGAGATCAATGAACAGTCGCGGCGCATCGCCTTGATCCGCGCAGTGGCGGACGAGCGCGGGATCCCGTTGTTCATCAATGCCCGCACGGACACTTACCTGTCGGGACAGTATCCGGACGACGCCTACGACGAAACCCTGCGCCGTGCCGAGTCCTACCTCACGGCAGGCGCGGACGGCATCTTCGTTCCCGGAGTCCTGGACCTTCACGTCCTGCATGAACTCTCCAGCAAGATCCCTGCGCCCCTTAATGCACTAGCCGGGGTAGGCGCACCGTCCCCGCTCGAACTTCACGACGCCGGGATACGGCGGATCAGCATCGGTGGCAACACGGCGAAAGCTGCCTACGCGAAGGTGGCACGGGTGGCGAAGGAGATCCTGGGCGACGGCAACTGGGCAGGATTGGCGGGCACGCGCAGCCACGATGAGATGGACGCGCTCTTCGCGCAGGGACCCAAATACAGGCCGTGA
- a CDS encoding NAD(P)H-dependent oxidoreductase: MSKSTVLALVGSLRADSHNKKLAEAIQLNAPENVDVQIHDSLGTIPFYNEDIDVEGQVPAEAAALRAAASNADTLLLVTPEHNGTMPASLKNAIDWLSRPYGAGALSGKPTAVVGTAFGQFGGVWAQDEARKAVGIAGAKVLDEVKLAVPGSMIRFAELHPKDDAEVVEQIKAIFEPLTAVQEEEAAA; this comes from the coding sequence ATGTCAAAGAGCACCGTTCTTGCCCTCGTCGGCAGCCTCCGCGCTGATTCCCACAACAAGAAGCTCGCCGAAGCCATCCAGCTGAACGCGCCGGAGAACGTAGACGTCCAGATCCACGATTCCTTGGGCACCATCCCGTTCTACAACGAGGACATCGACGTCGAAGGCCAGGTTCCCGCCGAAGCTGCAGCCCTGCGCGCTGCTGCATCCAACGCCGACACCCTTCTCCTCGTCACCCCCGAGCACAACGGCACCATGCCCGCATCGCTGAAGAACGCCATTGACTGGCTGTCCCGCCCGTACGGCGCAGGCGCCCTCAGCGGCAAGCCGACCGCCGTCGTCGGAACCGCTTTCGGCCAGTTCGGCGGAGTCTGGGCCCAGGACGAGGCCCGTAAGGCTGTTGGCATCGCCGGCGCCAAGGTCCTTGACGAGGTCAAGCTGGCTGTCCCGGGTTCCATGATCCGCTTCGCCGAACTGCACCCGAAGGATGACGCCGAGGTTGTTGAGCAGATCAAGGCCATCTTCGAGCCCCTGACTGCCGTTCAGGAAGAAGAAGCAGCAGCCTAG